TCTATTACGGCCAGTTCGAGCATGAGGATGCCGTACAGGCCATCGTGAACTGGAGCTTGCATCTTCAGAAGGAGATGTCACCAGCGGATAAAATCCAAGCCATCGAAGGCTTGGAGGGCTTTGAGGAGAGTTTGCTGAATAAGGCGGTAGAACGGTTAACGGGCATGTATGGGCATCAGCTTTATTTGTCCTGAGAACTTGCACTTTCTGGCAGCGAATAAGTGGTGTCACATTTTGTCCAAAATTGTGGTATGATTCAATAGTTGTTGCAGCATAACATGCTCGCAGGCTGTATAGCCAAGCGGGCTTTCTTCATGTGCAAGGAGGGGGATTATGATGATCTCACTGCAAGAGGTCAGTAAAAGCTTTGGCAATGGCAGTGACCGTTATCAGGCGATAGACACTGTCTCTCTTCATATTGAGGAGGGAAGCATACACGGCATCATCGGCACGAGCGGAGCCGGGAAATCGACGCTGCTGCGCCTCATGAATGTACTGGAGCGACCGGATTCCGGCCGAGTCGTAGTGAATGGTCAGGAGCTGACTTCGCTTGGCGGCAGGGAGCTTCGGGAGGCAAGAAGATCGATTGGCATGATCTTTCAGCTATTCCAGCTGGTCAGCAACCGGACGGTATGGGGCAATGTGTCGATGCCGCTTGAGCTGGCGAAGGTACCGAAGGCCCAGCGGGCGAAGCGTGTCCAGGAGGTCCTGCGTTTTGTTGGGCTTGAGGACAAAGCGAAGTCGTATCCCGCTCAGCTAAGCGGCGGGCAGAAGCAGCGGGTAGCGATTGCCAGAGCGTTAGCCAATTCGCCGACCGTCCTGTTGTGTGATGAGCCGACCTCATCCCTGGATCCGCAGACAACTGCGGACATTCTGGAGGTGCTCCGGCATATCAACCGAACGCTGGGGGTAACCATCGTGATCGTTTCCCACGAGATGGACGTGGTGAACGGCATTTGCGACCATGTATCCGTAATGGAGAACGGGCGTCTGAGCAGAACGTACCGTAATCAGCTAAGCGATGGAGAGGCTTCTCGGGGTTCAGAATCTTCAACGGACGGTGCAGGGAAAGTGGGGGATTGTTAGTTCCATGAATGACATCATTTCATATTTGAGTGATTATTTTGCCTACGTTCTGCAATATCAGAATGAAATATGGCGGGCGATTGGCGAGACGTTCATCATGGTGGGCATATCGATTGCTGCCGCCATAATACTGGGTCTTCCGGTCGGAACACTTCTATTTTTGTGCCGAAAAGGCCAGCAGTATGAGAATCGCCTGTTATTCTCCATTCTGAATGCCCTGGTTAACGTCATACGCTCCTTCCCGTTCCTGCTTCTGGTTGTCATTATGATTCCGGTCACGAGGTGGATTGTCGGCACTTCCCTCGGGACGCTTGCCGCTGCGGTGCCTTTATCCGTCGTTGCGGTGGCTTACTATTCAAGACTGGTCGAGCAATCCTTGCTGGAGGTGCCGAAGGAAGTGATGGAGGCTGCCGCTTCCATGGGGGCATCCACACTTCAGATGATATACAAATTCCTGTATGTGGAGGCCCGATCGGGCCTTGTACTCGGGCTGACAACATCCACGATCAGCTTTATCTCGTACTCCACGGTGATGGGAATCGTGGGCGGGGGCGGCGTCGGGGATTTCGCGATCCGCTACGGGTACCAGCGATTTGAGGGAGAGCTTATGTCCTTTACGATCATCATTATGATCATTCTGGTACAGTCGATTCAGTTCGGCGGGAACCTGGCATCCAGATTGCTGGATAAGAGAAAAGTTTAATTATGTTTTTGAACGCATGTACACCAATTATTTTTTACCTGGAGGTAACCTACGATGAATAAGAAATTAATGCTGCTGATGCTGACCCTCTTGCTGGTGCTGGCAGGTTGCGGACAGCAATCTGCCAAGGACGAAACCCCGGAGAACGCGGCGCCCGAAGCGAAAGAAGAAGTGACGCTAAAAGTCGCAACGCTCATTCCACCTATGACGGAGGTGCTTGACCTGGTGAAGCCGATGCTGAAGGAAGAAGGCATCAATCTGGATATCCGGATCCTGTCCGATAATGTGCAGCCGAACAATGCGCTGGCTCATAAAGAGGTAGATGCGAACTTCTTCCAGCATGTGCCGTACATGGAAGAATACAATGCGAACAACGGCTCGGAATTGGTTCCGGTCACGCCGATCTATAATGCCGTGTTTGGGGCTTACTCCAAAAAATATAAGACCATCGAAGAGCTTCCGGACGGTGCGACGATCGCGATTGCTAACGACCCTTCCAACATCGGCCGATCTCTGGTGATGTTCGAGAAGAACGGCCTGATTAAACTGAAGGAAGGCGTTGGCATTAAAGCGACGCAGGCGGATATTGTGGAGAATCCGCACCAATACAAGTTCACCGAGGTGGATCTGCTCATGCTGGCCCGTACGCTCGACGACGTCGATATGGTTGCCATGACGCCAGCATACGCGAAACCGCTGGGGCTTACCCCTAAGAAAGATGCTCTCGTAACCGAAGGCAACGACTCCGATTTCACCATTACGCTGGTGGCTCGTAAAGATAATGTGGATTCCGAGCCGATCCAGAAGCTTGCCAAGGCGATGACCAGCCCGGAAGTGAAGAAGTTCTTCGAGGATAACTATTCCGAGAGTGTGTTGCCGGCTTTTGAATAAAGCGCGAATTTTAGGGTTCGCATTAACCGTTCTTCGAGGTTTTGGGGAACGGTTATTTTTTTGCTCGCGGCCAAATATGGTATACTCTTGATGGATTTGAGAGGTGCATCTTACATACCCATACGTATTGGAGTTGAGAATTTATGAAAAAAGAAGTAATCGACAGACTCATTACCTATGCACAAGTGGATACGCAGTCAGACGAGAACAGCAATACCTGCCCTTCGACACCGGGACAACTGACGCTGGGTCAGCTGCTGGTGGACGAGCTGAAGGAAATTGGCATGCAGGACGTAACGATGGATGAGAATGGTTATGTGATGGCTACACTTCCGGCAAACTCGGATAAACCAATCCCGACCATCGGCTTTTTGGCACATATCGATACGGCTACCGATTTTACGGGTGCCGGTGTCAAGCCGCAGATCGTCGAACAATATGACGGACAAGACATCATTCTGAACAGGGCGCAGAATGTGGTGCTCTCCCCGCGGGATTTTCCGGAGCTGAATGGCTACAAGGGGCATACACTCATAACAACGGATGGCACCACCTTGCTTGGAGCTGACGATAAAGCGGGAATTGCCGAGATTATGACGGCGATGGCGTATTTGATTCAACACCCGGAACTGAAGCATGGTAAAATCCGGGTTGCTTTTACGCCGGACGAGGAGATCGGGAGAGGACCGCACAAATTCGACGTGGAGGCCTTTGGGGCCAAGTATGCGTATACGATGGATGGCGGACCGCTCGGGGAGCTTCAATACGAAAGCTTTAATGCGGCAGCGGCGCTTGTCACCTGCAAAGGGAAGAATGTCCATCCCGGAACGGCCAAAGGTAAAATGGTCAACGCGGCGAAAATCGCCATGGAGCTGAACAGCTTGCTCCCTGCGGAAGAAGCGCCTGAGCATACGGAAGGGTATGAAGGCTTCTATCATCTCTCCTCCATTGAGGGCGATGTGGAGCTGACCGAGCTCCGTTATATTATCCGCGATCATGATCGGGAGCTGTTCGAAGGAAGAAAGGCAAAGCTGGCCTCCATCGTAGAAGAGCTTCAAAACAAGTATGGAGCCGAGCGGATCATCCTTCAGATGAAAGATCAATATTACAATATGCGCGAAAAAATCGAGCCGGTCAAAGAAGTGGTTGACATCGCCCAGACAGCCATGGAGAAGCTGGGAATCACGCCGATTATCGAGCCGATTCGTGGGGGCACCGACGGTTCTCAACTGTCGTACATGGGCCTGCCGACACCCAATATTTTCACGGGCGGGGAGAACTACCACGGGCGGTATGAGTATGTATCCGCCGACAATATGGTATTGGCCGTTCAAACAATTATTGAGATCGTGCAGCTATATGAGGCGCGGGCTTAAGTTAAATCGTTTCAAAAAGAGCTGCCGGCAGGAGTGCCGGCGGCTTTTTCGTCTGCTCTTGTTCGACCCACACTACGTCCTTGCCCGTATATAAATCATGCTTTATTAGAGTTTTTCTCCAGACTGTATTTAAACTCGCTTGGGGTCATGCCTGTCCATTTGCGGAACTGCTTGGAGAAATAGAGTGCATCATTGAAACCGACAGAGGAGGCAATCTCATGAATGGAGAAGGAGGATTTCATGAGCGACTTGGCTTTTTCGATACGTACCTTCATGAGATACTGCATGGGTGACAGGCCAGTATGCTGTTTGAACATTTTGGACAGATGTGCCCGGTGATAACCAAGTGTCTTGGCCATCTGATCAATGGACAGCTGTTGGTGATACTGGGTCGAGATCCAGCGCTCGGTCTGCCTTACGCCTCGCTCGATATCCGGCACGTCATTGGAGTTCGACGGAAGATGCTCACGGTTTAACATCGCCAGCTTATGGAGCAGCAATCGGAGCCATCCGGAAGCCTGGAGATCCTCAAGCCAAGGGTGATCCGATCGGTTAAAGCCCAGACGGAGATGACGGTACATCTCGACCAGGGAGCTTAACTCAGCTTCATCCGTACAGTGGATAATTGGTTTAGCCGGCGTAACACCCATGTCGGCCAGCAGCATCTTGGTGCCTTTTTCTTGTAAAGCTACCCAGTTATAGTGCCAGGGATTCCGATCATCAGCTTCATAGCTGAAAAGAACACCGGGAAGGATCACGAAGGTATCACCTGCCTGGCAATGATGTACGATGCCGGCACATTCAAATATGCCTTGGCCTGTCAAGACGGTATGAATGAGGCAGTAATCATGAATGATTGGACCGATTTTGTGGCGCGGTACGGGAGTCCCCTCACCGCTGAACAGGATGTTCAGATCATGACCGCCCGGCGAAGGATTCATACCAATCGTGTACAGTGTATGGTCCGGCAAAATGGACATGCGTTAGCCCTCCTTAAACATGTGCGATATCAATCGATGAAATGGATGCTGTGTTAGGGTTAGCTTACCTAATGATACAACAAATGTCCATATCGCCCTTGTTTTGCTCCATATTAAAAAAAGGCCGATTATCATATAGTTAGTCTTGTGAAAGCGTATTAATTCATGGAGTTTAGGGAGGGAATTTATTGATGTCTAAGATTACATTTATCGGAGCAGGAAGTACCGTATTTGCCAAGAACGTTCTGGGGGATTGCATGCAGACACCGGCTTTGCAGGGATTTGAACTTGCTTTGTATGATATTGACCCGATCCGTTTGAAAGACTCGGAGAACATGCTAAATAATATTAAGAAAACCAGCGGCAGCACCTGTGTCGTCAAATCATACAGTGATCGCAAGGAAGCCCTTCGCGGAGCAAAATATGTTATCAATGCCATCCAGGTCGGAGGATACGATCCGTGTACGATTACGGACTTTGAAATTCCGAAGAAGTATGGACTCAGACAGACGATTGCCGATACCGTGGGGATTGGGGGAATTTTCCGCAATCTCCGTACCATCCCGGCCATGCTGGATTTTGCGGCCGATATGCGGGAAGTTTGCCCACAGGCGCTGTTCTTGAATTATACGAACCCGATGGCGGTGCTGACCAATGCCATGAACACGCTGGGCGGTGTGCAAACAGTAGGTCTGTGCCACAGCGTACAGGCTTGCATTCCGCATCTGTTCGATAATCTGGGGATGGATAAGGAAGGCGTGCAGGCTAAAATCGCTGGCATCAACCATATGGCATGGCTGCTTGAAGTAACGAAGGATGGCGTGGACCTGTATCCGGAAATTAAGAAGCGCGCGGCCGAGAAGCAGAAGGAGAAACATCATGATATGGTTCGTCTCGAGATGATGCTGAACTTCGGTTACTACATCACGGAGTCATCCGAGCATAACGCTGAATACCATCCGTATTTCATTAAGCGCAACTATCCGGAGCTGATCGAGCGCTTTAACATCCCGCTGGATGAATATCCACGTCGCTGTGTGAACCAAATCGAGGGATGGAAAGCGATGCGCGAGGATCTAGTCAACAACCAGGATCTGATACACAACCGTTCCCATGAATATGCCTCCTACATTTTAGAAGCGATTGAGACCAATGTGCCGTTCAAAATCGGGGGCAACGTAATGAATACGGGGCTGATTACGAATCTTCCGAAGGAAGCCTGCGTTGAGGTTCCGTGTCTGGTCGATGCCAGCGGCGTAACCCCGACCTATGTCGGCGATCTGCCTCCGCAATGTGCCGCACTGAACCGCACCAATATCAATACCCAACTGCTGACGCTGGAAGCGGCGGCAACCGGCAAGAAGGAGCATATCTATCATGCAGCGATGCTCGACCCGCATACGGCTGCGGAGTTGTCCATCGATGACATCAAGAGCCTGTGCGACGACCTGATCGAGGCGCATGGAGACTGGCTCCCTAAATACCAATAAGGCTGATACAGCTTAAGCAAAAATAACAGAAGTTTTGCAGCAAAAGAAATTGTATAACTGCAAGCACAATAAAAGAGAGAGACGCTCTGGTAACAACAGAGGCGTCTCTCTTTTTCGTTAACGGACTTCGTGCGTCATCGCCTACGGATTCAGATTCGCACGCGGGAGCGTGATGAGAAACACCGTCCCTGATCGTGGCGAGCTCCGTACCGAGACACTCCCATTCATGGCGCGAATGGCTTGATAGGAGAAGGTGAGCCCAAGTCCGGTGCCGCTCATTTTGGTGGAATAGTAGATCGAACCGAGACGGCTTAACTGCTCGGGGGTCATGCCGACCCCGTTGTCCTTGATTTCCACGGCCACCTGGTCCGTTTCTTCATAGACGGTAATGTTGACCATGCCGTTGTCGACGTCTTTGCACGCCTCGATCGCATTCTTAATAAAGTTAACCAGCAGCTGCTTAAGCTCTGCGGGACTCCCCGAAATGTAGAGGTTAGACTTAAGAGAGTCTGTGCTGAGGGTGACGTTGCTCATATTGGCATATGAAGTCATAAGCTCAACGACTGACTGGATGTGGGCGGTAAGCTCGATTCGCTGCTGAAACGGCAAGTGAGGCTTGCTGATCGAGAGATATTCGGACAATATCTGTTCGGTTCGGCGAATTTCCTCCATGCTGATTTCTAGGAATCGTTCGGTCTTTTCCTGAGGAAACGTACCGCTTTTGATCAATTGCAGGAACCCCAGCACGGTGGTCAGCGGATTGCGGACCTCATGGGCAAGGGATGCGGCGACATGATTCACGGCTTCAGCTTTTTCATTTTGGATATATCGCAGGTAAAGCTCCTTGTCGGATACGGATTTGTTAAACAGGGTAACAAGCAGCCATATGCCAAGCGAGTTAGTAACGGGAATAGCTAATATATTAAAAAGAAAGTAATTCATGATGTAGTCTGGTTTTGTTATATAGAGCACCGTGAGCGGGATGAACGAGAAGCTGATGCCGGCTACGAAAATGATCCAAAGCTTGTGTTTGCTCCGATGGTACAGAAATGACAGCAAAACGAACAACGGGTACGTGAAGATCAAAATAATGACAGCGTCGATCATGCCGACTCCGCCGATGTACAGCCGATAGATTAGAAATTCCACAAGCAGGATTGCCCCCGTCGCGAACCCTCCGAACAGCATGCCGAAGAACATAATGACATACCGCACGTCAAAGATCAGCCCGCTTTGGACGGACGAAGCAAAGGTCATAGACAACAGCATGCACAGCGAACAAATGATAATGATGAAATTGCGGGAATAGTTGACTGTCAGTTTTCTGTAATAGATGTTGTATGCGACAAAAGGCATCAACGCAAACAATAGCTGCAGCAAAACATCTTTAATCACAGGCAGTAGGCCCACCCCTTTGAAGGATATCGAATCGTCCGCTAGATTAACCATGTCCATTCAAGTTCGACGTCCATTTGGAAAAATCCTTGAACGTTGAATAAAAATATCAAAAATTATTCGTACTCAGATTGAAACGAGAAACATATAAATCCATCAGGAAAGCGCTTGCAGGAAATCGAAGCACACATGACCCAGACACTCAGCATTTAAGAAACGAACACATTCCATGAATGGAGGGTTCACAAGTGAAGCTGAAAACCGTTCTGAGGCCCATATTCATTCTTTTGTTGGTGGCGTCTTTTTTTGCTGCCGGATGCCAAAGTGTAACGCCACCGACAGCATCAGATCCACCGCCACCCAAAGATGAGGTAAAGACACCCGGAGGCAGTGATGAGCCGGCACCGCAGGGCGACGCGAAAGCGACGCCGAGAAACGAAACGCTTTATGTGAACGGTTTGCAATGGGGGGCACCTACGAATTTTAATCTGCTCAGCGGCAACCCGGCATTTCCGATTAACTACGGAAACTCTAGAGAACTCGTCTATGAAACCTTGTTTATGGTCAATCAACTGACAGGCGAGTTAGAGCCGCTGCTGGGTACCAAGTATGAATGGACCGACGATCTGACCCTGAAGATTGAACTGAACAAGGATGCTAAATGGAGTGACGGCAAGCCGTTTACTTCCGATGATGTCGTCTATACCTATCAGCTCGGCAAAAAGTATGACATTAATTGGAGCAGCTTCTGGACCTATATTGAGGACGTAACGGCAGACGGCCCGCAAACGGTGAACATTAAGCTGAATAAAGACAATCCGAACAAATTGACGGTGCTCGACAGCATCGAGGTTATGCCGATGCTGCCCAAACATGTATGGGAAGAGGTCGAGAAGAAAGCCAATAACGATCTTGCCACCATTCGTAAAGAAGTCAATGAGGACCCGATCGGAACAGGGCCTTACAAAATGTATTTTTACAATGATCAGAAGATCACAATTGTACGGGACGATAACTATTGGGGTCAGGTACTCTTTGGCAAGCTGCCGGCTCCCAAATATATCACCCATGTTATTTATAAAGACAATGCAGCGGGTGATCTGGCATTTAAGAGCGGTCAGGTAGACGTATCGCAGCAGTTTATTCCGCAGGTATGGAAAATGTGGGAGGGCGGGGCTCCGGTTAAAACCTACATCAAAGACGCTCCGTATTATGTGCCAGGCTCCATGCCATCGATCTTCTTCAATTTGTCGAAGGAAGGACTCAACAATGCAGATGTCCGAAGAGCGATCGCCATGGCGATTGATTACGGCAAAATTTCGGAGCTGGCCATCAGCGGCTACTCGGCTCCAATGGAGCCGTCGCTGACGCTGAATACGGAGGCCGAAGCGAAATATGTAGACCAGGCGGCTATCAAACCGCTCCAATGGACAACAGATGTGGATGCGGCCAATGCACTCCTCGATTCCATCGGCGCCGCGAAGGGGAAAGACGGAATCCGCGTCCTGAACGGAACCCGCCTCGGCCCGTTTGAAATCGAATGTCCATACGGCTGGTCAGATTGGAATGCAGCGCTTGAGATTGTTGCCCAGAACGCGAAGGCA
Above is a window of Paenibacillus sp. FSL K6-1330 DNA encoding:
- a CDS encoding methionine ABC transporter permease, which encodes MNDIISYLSDYFAYVLQYQNEIWRAIGETFIMVGISIAAAIILGLPVGTLLFLCRKGQQYENRLLFSILNALVNVIRSFPFLLLVVIMIPVTRWIVGTSLGTLAAAVPLSVVAVAYYSRLVEQSLLEVPKEVMEAAASMGASTLQMIYKFLYVEARSGLVLGLTTSTISFISYSTVMGIVGGGGVGDFAIRYGYQRFEGELMSFTIIIMIILVQSIQFGGNLASRLLDKRKV
- a CDS encoding ABC transporter substrate-binding protein: MKLKTVLRPIFILLLVASFFAAGCQSVTPPTASDPPPPKDEVKTPGGSDEPAPQGDAKATPRNETLYVNGLQWGAPTNFNLLSGNPAFPINYGNSRELVYETLFMVNQLTGELEPLLGTKYEWTDDLTLKIELNKDAKWSDGKPFTSDDVVYTYQLGKKYDINWSSFWTYIEDVTADGPQTVNIKLNKDNPNKLTVLDSIEVMPMLPKHVWEEVEKKANNDLATIRKEVNEDPIGTGPYKMYFYNDQKITIVRDDNYWGQVLFGKLPAPKYITHVIYKDNAAGDLAFKSGQVDVSQQFIPQVWKMWEGGAPVKTYIKDAPYYVPGSMPSIFFNLSKEGLNNADVRRAIAMAIDYGKISELAISGYSAPMEPSLTLNTEAEAKYVDQAAIKPLQWTTDVDAANALLDSIGAAKGKDGIRVLNGTRLGPFEIECPYGWSDWNAALEIVAQNAKAIGIEIRTKFPEAPVWTNDLQTGKFDIIMNTPAGGVSPSQPWNRAMTIMYSKGVAPMGEMAFYNWGRYKNDQADAIIEKIPTITDETELKALYTELTQIWLKEIPSIPLMYRPWVFDTVNESVWKGFPTEGDGSNIPPQISMDGAGIKSLYQIHN
- the pepT gene encoding peptidase T translates to MKKEVIDRLITYAQVDTQSDENSNTCPSTPGQLTLGQLLVDELKEIGMQDVTMDENGYVMATLPANSDKPIPTIGFLAHIDTATDFTGAGVKPQIVEQYDGQDIILNRAQNVVLSPRDFPELNGYKGHTLITTDGTTLLGADDKAGIAEIMTAMAYLIQHPELKHGKIRVAFTPDEEIGRGPHKFDVEAFGAKYAYTMDGGPLGELQYESFNAAAALVTCKGKNVHPGTAKGKMVNAAKIAMELNSLLPAEEAPEHTEGYEGFYHLSSIEGDVELTELRYIIRDHDRELFEGRKAKLASIVEELQNKYGAERIILQMKDQYYNMREKIEPVKEVVDIAQTAMEKLGITPIIEPIRGGTDGSQLSYMGLPTPNIFTGGENYHGRYEYVSADNMVLAVQTIIEIVQLYEARA
- a CDS encoding methionine ABC transporter ATP-binding protein — its product is MISLQEVSKSFGNGSDRYQAIDTVSLHIEEGSIHGIIGTSGAGKSTLLRLMNVLERPDSGRVVVNGQELTSLGGRELREARRSIGMIFQLFQLVSNRTVWGNVSMPLELAKVPKAQRAKRVQEVLRFVGLEDKAKSYPAQLSGGQKQRVAIARALANSPTVLLCDEPTSSLDPQTTADILEVLRHINRTLGVTIVIVSHEMDVVNGICDHVSVMENGRLSRTYRNQLSDGEASRGSESSTDGAGKVGDC
- a CDS encoding MetQ/NlpA family ABC transporter substrate-binding protein, whose protein sequence is MNKKLMLLMLTLLLVLAGCGQQSAKDETPENAAPEAKEEVTLKVATLIPPMTEVLDLVKPMLKEEGINLDIRILSDNVQPNNALAHKEVDANFFQHVPYMEEYNANNGSELVPVTPIYNAVFGAYSKKYKTIEELPDGATIAIANDPSNIGRSLVMFEKNGLIKLKEGVGIKATQADIVENPHQYKFTEVDLLMLARTLDDVDMVAMTPAYAKPLGLTPKKDALVTEGNDSDFTITLVARKDNVDSEPIQKLAKAMTSPEVKKFFEDNYSESVLPAFE
- a CDS encoding HAMP domain-containing sensor histidine kinase: MVNLADDSISFKGVGLLPVIKDVLLQLLFALMPFVAYNIYYRKLTVNYSRNFIIIICSLCMLLSMTFASSVQSGLIFDVRYVIMFFGMLFGGFATGAILLVEFLIYRLYIGGVGMIDAVIILIFTYPLFVLLSFLYHRSKHKLWIIFVAGISFSFIPLTVLYITKPDYIMNYFLFNILAIPVTNSLGIWLLVTLFNKSVSDKELYLRYIQNEKAEAVNHVAASLAHEVRNPLTTVLGFLQLIKSGTFPQEKTERFLEISMEEIRRTEQILSEYLSISKPHLPFQQRIELTAHIQSVVELMTSYANMSNVTLSTDSLKSNLYISGSPAELKQLLVNFIKNAIEACKDVDNGMVNITVYEETDQVAVEIKDNGVGMTPEQLSRLGSIYYSTKMSGTGLGLTFSYQAIRAMNGSVSVRSSPRSGTVFLITLPRANLNP
- a CDS encoding alpha-glucosidase/alpha-galactosidase, whose translation is MSKITFIGAGSTVFAKNVLGDCMQTPALQGFELALYDIDPIRLKDSENMLNNIKKTSGSTCVVKSYSDRKEALRGAKYVINAIQVGGYDPCTITDFEIPKKYGLRQTIADTVGIGGIFRNLRTIPAMLDFAADMREVCPQALFLNYTNPMAVLTNAMNTLGGVQTVGLCHSVQACIPHLFDNLGMDKEGVQAKIAGINHMAWLLEVTKDGVDLYPEIKKRAAEKQKEKHHDMVRLEMMLNFGYYITESSEHNAEYHPYFIKRNYPELIERFNIPLDEYPRRCVNQIEGWKAMREDLVNNQDLIHNRSHEYASYILEAIETNVPFKIGGNVMNTGLITNLPKEACVEVPCLVDASGVTPTYVGDLPPQCAALNRTNINTQLLTLEAAATGKKEHIYHAAMLDPHTAAELSIDDIKSLCDDLIEAHGDWLPKYQ
- a CDS encoding AraC family transcriptional regulator, encoding MSILPDHTLYTIGMNPSPGGHDLNILFSGEGTPVPRHKIGPIIHDYCLIHTVLTGQGIFECAGIVHHCQAGDTFVILPGVLFSYEADDRNPWHYNWVALQEKGTKMLLADMGVTPAKPIIHCTDEAELSSLVEMYRHLRLGFNRSDHPWLEDLQASGWLRLLLHKLAMLNREHLPSNSNDVPDIERGVRQTERWISTQYHQQLSIDQMAKTLGYHRAHLSKMFKQHTGLSPMQYLMKVRIEKAKSLMKSSFSIHEIASSVGFNDALYFSKQFRKWTGMTPSEFKYSLEKNSNKA